The stretch of DNA CAGACCAGCAGGAAGGCAAATGGCCATGCCCAGCCGTGGGTCGCTTCGTGCAGCAGGCCGAACAGCAGCGGCCCCAGGCAGCTGAGGCTGTAGCCAACGCCCTGCATGAAACCCGACAGCTTGGCCGAACCGACCTGCGAACGCGTGCGCAGGTTGATCAGCGTCAACGAAAGCGGGAACGTGCTCGGCCCCAGGCCCAGCAGTGCGACCCACAGCAGCGGTGCCGCCATCGGCGCCAGCAGCAGGCCGGCGAACGCGGCGACATAGGCGACGGCGCACGCGATCACGATCGGATACGGATTGCTCACCCGCACCGCAACGGCCGGCAGCACCAGCGCGCTGATCAGTCCAAGCGTCGAGAACAGCGCGACCATGCTGCCGCCCAATGCCGGGCTGCCGCCAGCCTCGACCAGCAGCTTCGGCAACCAGGTGAACATCGAATAGGTGATCAGCGAGGTCATGCCGAACATCAGCGCCAGACCCCATGCCACCGGCGAGCGCGAGACCCGACCCGGGCAGGCAGGCTCGGCCAGCTCGGGCGCTTCGTCGCCGACTTTCACCGCGCAGTCGTGCGCATGCGCCAGTGCCTGCGCCTGGCGGGAATGGCCAAAGCGTTCCATCCACAGCACCGCGATCCACG from Lysobacter arenosi encodes:
- a CDS encoding CynX/NimT family MFS transporter, with amino-acid sequence MTASSAVLPIARPLWRDRTLVLAGIVLSAFNLRTAVTSLTPLLDSLGQTLGFGSTMTGVLGMVPTAAFAVFGVATPGIAHRLGLERTALLAMVLATVGLFARAFVGDTWMLLLTSAVALSGMGMGNVVLPPLVKRYFADRVGTVSTFYITVLQLGTILPALLAVPLAQSVGWRASLGGWSLVAAAAALPWIAVLWMERFGHSRQAQALAHAHDCAVKVGDEAPELAEPACPGRVSRSPVAWGLALMFGMTSLITYSMFTWLPKLLVEAGGSPALGGSMVALFSTLGLISALVLPAVAVRVSNPYPIVIACAVAYVAAFAGLLLAPMAAPLLWVALLGLGPSTFPLSLTLINLRTRSQVGSAKLSGFMQGVGYSLSCLGPLLFGLLHEATHGWAWPFAFLLVCLAVLLIGGWLACQPRMLEDTW